From the genome of Streptomyces sp. NBC_00523:
GCGGGGCGGTCCGGGCGGACGGCCAGGCCCAGTTCCACCCCCGCAAGTACCTGCTGGCGCTGGCCCGGGATCTGATCGCGCAGGGGGGCCGGGTCTTCGAGCGCAGCCGGGTGACCGGGCTGTCCGAGGGGACGCCGTGCCGGGTGACCGCCGAGTCGGGGCGGAGTGTGACGGCCCGGGACGTGGTCGTCGCCACGCATTACCCGGTCTTCGACCGCGCGATGCTGTTCGCCCGGCTCTCACCCCGGCGGGAGCTGGTCGTCGCCGCGCCCATCCCGGCGGACCTGGCGCCGAAGGGCATGTACATCACGGAGGACGAGGGGAGGCGCTCGGTGCGCTCCACCCCGCTCGACGACGGCCGGCGCCTGCTGATCGTGACCGGGGAGAGCTTCACCCCGGGCACCGGGGACCCCGGCGAGCGGTTCCGGCGGCTGGACGCGTGGATGCACGAGCGGTTCCCGGCGGCGGGCCCGACCGCGTACCGGTGGGCGGCGCAGGACAACGATCCCAGCGATACGGTCCCGCTGATCGGGCCGTTCCACATCGGGGCCCGGCACACCTATGTGGCGACCGGGTTCGGCGGCTGGGGGATGACCGGCGGGGTGCTCGCCGGGCGGCTGCTGACCTCGCTCATCGCGGACGGCGTCCCGCCGCTGCCGTGGGCCGAGTTGTACGACCCGAGGCGGCTGGGGAGCGCCGTACGGGAGGCGGGGTCGCTGCTGGGTGCGCAGGCGGAGGTGGCGAAGCACTTCGTCGGCGACCGGCTGCGCGTCAGCCACCTGGACTCGGTGAGCCAGGTGGTGCCGGGCACGGGGGCGGTGGTCCGGGTGAACGGCCGGCGCTGCGCCGTGTACCGGGAGCCGGACGGCACGGTGCGGGCGGTGTCCGCGCGGTGCACGCATCTGGGATGCCTGGTGGCGTTCAACGAGGCGGAGACGGCGTGGGAGTGCCCCTGCCACGGTTCGCGCTTCGGGGTCGACGGCTCGGTGCTCCAGGGTCCGGCGGTCCGGCAGCTGGAGGCGCTGGACCTGGACGACGACCAGGCGTAGCGCTAACGCCGCGCCATATAGAGGCTGAACGCCTTGTGCAGGACCTTGTTGAGCGGGTAGTCCCACTCGCCGACGTACTCGGCGGCCTGGCCCCCGGTGCCGACCTTGAAGCGGAGCAGCCCGAGCAGGTGGTTGGACTCGTCCAGGGTGTCGGTGGTGCCCCGGAAGTCGTAGACGTGCGCGCCCATGGCGTGGGCGTCGCGGATCATCTGCCACTGGATGGCGTTGTTGGGCTGGACCTCGCGCCTGCGGCTGGTGGACGCACCGTACGAGTACCAGACGTGCCCGCCGACGGTGAGCATGGTGGCGGCGGCCAGCACCTCGCCGTCGTGCGCGGCGAGGTAGAGCCGCATCCGGTCGGGGTGCTCGGCGGTGAGCGCCTTCCACATGCGCTGGAAGTACGCCAGGGGGCGGGGGATGAACCGGTCGCGTTCGGCGGTCTCGGTGTAGAGCGCGTAGAAGGTGTCGAGGTCGGCGTAGTCGCCCTGGACGACCTTGACGCCGGCCTTCTCGGCCTTCTTGACGTTGCGCCGCCACAGCTGGTTGAAGCCGGCCAGGAGGTCGTCGGGCGAGCGGCCGGCCAGGGGCAGCTGGAAGACGTGACGCGGCTGGCCGGCGGCGAATCCGTCCTCGCCGTCGCCCCCGGAGCGCTGCCAGCCCATGGCTCGCAGACGGTCCGTCAGCGTGAGGGCGCGGGGGTCCTGTTCGGTGGGCGCGACCTCGCCGAGGCGGTGGGCGCCGGGGTCGGCGATGGCCTCCTTGACGGTGGCCGCGTCCCAGCGGCGGGCGACGACGGGCGGGCCCATCTTCACGGTGAACGCGCCCTGCCCCTTGAGGTGGTCCAGGAGCGGGTTCAACCACCGGTCGAGGTCGTCGTCGTACCAGTCGATGACGGGGCCCTCGGGGAGGTAGGCGAGGTGGCGCTTGACCTTCGGCAGCGGCCGGTACAGGACCAGGGCGGTGCCGGTGATCCTGCCCGCGCCGTCGAACCAGCCCAGGCTCTCCGCCCGCCAGTCGGGCTTCACCTCGCCCCAGGAGGGGACCTGCATGTGGCTCGCGGACGGCAGAGTGCCGATGTACGCCAGGTGCTCGTCCCGGCTGATCGTCCTCAGGCGGAGGTCCATCGGTCTGCTCCTCGTCCACGGGTCGTGATCCTTCGGCAGCCTACTGGCGGTCGCCGCACCCCACGACGCGAGCGGGCGTTCGAGCGAGACCTCGGCCCCCGGGCAGCAGCGACGCCGGAATGAGCCCGAGCGCGGCGAGCGCCGCCACCGCGGGCAGTGCCTGGCCCAGCGCGAGATCCGCTACGGGGAGGAGCCGGTGCTCCGGGCCGGTGACGGCCGACGGGGTGAGCGGCATCAGTCCGGCGGCCACGGCGATCCCGAGGGCGGGGCCGACGTTCATGGCGGTCTGTTTGAGGCCGCCGACCACTCCGGCGTACCCGGGCGGGGCGTCCCCGACGACGGTCCCGGTGGCGGTGACCATGACGGCGGTGAAGCCCGCGCCCAGCACCGCGAGGACGAGGCCCGTCAGCTGCCAGGGGGTCGCCGGGGTCAGCCGGGAAAGGCCGAGGACGGCGAGGGCGACGCACAGCTGGCCGGTGATCGCGGTGCGGCGCGGCCCGAACCGGCCGAGCGCGGCCGAGGCCGCGGGCGCTCCGGCGATCATGAGCAGGGTCAGCGGCAGGCAGCGCAGCCCGGTGGTGAGCGGATCGAGGCCGAGCCCCTGCTGCAGGAAGAACGTGACGACGAACAGCGCGCCGAACAGGCCGCCGGAGGTGGTGAGGAGCAGCGCCATGGACGCCATCACGGGCACCGAGCGCGTCACCGCCGACGGCACGACCGGCTGGGCGCTGCGGCGTTCGTACGCGACGAGCCCCGCCCCGAGGAGCACGCTCAGCAGCAGCCCGAGTCCCGTCCGGGTGCCGGTCCATCCCTCGTCGGGTATCCCGGCCAGGGTGTGGACGAGGGCGGCGAGCGCGGCGGCGAGGAGGACCCCGGCGGTGAGGTCGAACCGCCGGTGCGCGACGGGCGGCACGGCCGGGGTCCGCACGGCGAGGGTGAGCGCGGCGATGGCCAGGGCGGCCGGGATGTTGATCAGGAAGACGGCCCGCCAGCCCCAGTGCGTGACGAGGACTCCGCCGAGCACCGGACCGGCCGCCGCGGCCACCCCGATGGCGCTGGTCCGGAGGGCGACGGCGCGGCCGAGCCGGTCGGCGGGGTAGGCGAGCCTGAGCAGGGCGAGCGTCGCCGGTTGCAGGAGCGCGCCGGACACTCCTTGTGCGGCGCGCAGGGCGATCACGGGGCCGATGCCCTCGGCGAGGGCGATACCGGCAGACGCGGCGCCGAAGCCGAGGACCCCAATGCAGAGCAGCCGCCGGTGCCCGTAGCGGTCCCCGAGCCGCCCGGCGATGACGAGGAGCGCGGCGACCGCGAGGAGGTAGGCGGTGCTCGTCCACTGGACCTCGGTGACGGTCGCCCCGAGGTCGCCGCGCAGGTCCGGCTGGGCTACGAGCAGCACGGTGCCGTCCAGGGCGACGAGCATCGCGCCCGCCACCGAGGCGAGGAGCGCGGCGCGGGACCGTACGGCGGTGGGGGTCACGCGTCCACCCGGCCGAGGTGGGCGTCGAGCACCGCGGTGAGGAGCGGGTCGGGTCCCTCGCCCGCGCCGGGAAAGGCCAGTTGGAGGCTGCCGCTCGCCCGGAGCACGGCGATGCCGTGCAGGTTGGTCCACAGGGCGGCCGCGGTCAGGGCGGGGGGCGGGGCGGAGTCGTACGAGGGTCCGCTGCCGGTCTCCGTGCGGTGGGCGCGGTCCTGGGTGACGAGTTCGACGAGCCGCGCGAACAGCGGAAGGGTCGACTCGCGCAGACGCGGCCCGCCGGGCGTCTCCGCGTCCGTGTCACTCGCATGGGCCTCGCTGTCGAGCAGGTCGTGGCGGAACATCAGCTCGAACATGCCGCCGCACTCCCCCGCGTAGTCCAGGAAGGCTCCGGCGAGGCCCCGCAGCTGCTCTCGCGGTGTCCCGGCCCCTTCGGCCGCCGCCGCGAACCGGGCGGCGAGCTCGGTGAAGCCGCGCCGGGCGATGGCCGAGAGCAGGGCGTGGTGGGTGGGGAAATAGCGGCGCGGGGCGCCATGGGAGACCCCGGCGCGGCGGGCGATCTCGCGCAGGCCGAGCGACGCGGACCCCTCGGTCATGACGAGGTCGACACCAGCGTCGATCAGGCGTTCCCGCAGGGAGTTCGCTTCGTTTACTTGTCCATAGACACTGTCTACCAGGCCTTCGTAGACAGTGTCTACACCCCGCGCGCCGCGCCACCGCGAGGCACGCGCCCCAATGCCCTCGCCCAAGATGCGGGGGCGGCGGGAGTGAGCAGACTGGGTGCCATGGCAGATCAGCGGCGCTCCCAGGCCGGAACCACGAAAACGGCGACCACGCGGCGTACCCCGTCCGCGCGGGGCCCCGAGCACGCGGCCCGCGCTGCCATCCAGAGCCTGGAGGGTCTGATCGACCACCGCGCGGAAGGCGTGTCCGCCGTGCGGCGCGCCGACGACGGCTGGTGCGTAGTCGTGGACGTTCTCGAAGTGCCCCGGATTCCGGACACCACGAGCCTCCTGGCCTCCTACGAGGTGCAGCTCGACCGGTCCGGCGAGCTCCTGGAGTACCGCAGGGTCCGCCGGTACCGCCGGGGCGCCGCCGACGAGTGAGCGGCGTCCACTCCCCTGCCGGAAGGACATTCCATGACCGCGACCACCTACTCCGACGAAGTCGTCGCCTGCCCGCCTCGCGCCGGCACCTTGTACGACGTCCTGGAGCTGATCCTCGACCGGGGCATGGTGATCGATGTCTTCATCAGGGTCTCCCTGGTCGGCATC
Proteins encoded in this window:
- a CDS encoding FAD-dependent oxidoreductase, yielding MNHPRPLPGLDESFWMDSTDAPEHPRLASDTDADVVVIGGGIAGLSTAWELSRAGRNVVVLEADRIASGVTGYTTAKVSALQSLVYDRLRRTRGVDATLLFAASQLDAVDRVAGIVEELGIACDLERVSAYSYAAGAESRHLVEAEARAAADAGLDVAYVSETELPFAIGGAVRADGQAQFHPRKYLLALARDLIAQGGRVFERSRVTGLSEGTPCRVTAESGRSVTARDVVVATHYPVFDRAMLFARLSPRRELVVAAPIPADLAPKGMYITEDEGRRSVRSTPLDDGRRLLIVTGESFTPGTGDPGERFRRLDAWMHERFPAAGPTAYRWAAQDNDPSDTVPLIGPFHIGARHTYVATGFGGWGMTGGVLAGRLLTSLIADGVPPLPWAELYDPRRLGSAVREAGSLLGAQAEVAKHFVGDRLRVSHLDSVSQVVPGTGAVVRVNGRRCAVYREPDGTVRAVSARCTHLGCLVAFNEAETAWECPCHGSRFGVDGSVLQGPAVRQLEALDLDDDQA
- a CDS encoding lipid II:glycine glycyltransferase FemX, which gives rise to MDLRLRTISRDEHLAYIGTLPSASHMQVPSWGEVKPDWRAESLGWFDGAGRITGTALVLYRPLPKVKRHLAYLPEGPVIDWYDDDLDRWLNPLLDHLKGQGAFTVKMGPPVVARRWDAATVKEAIADPGAHRLGEVAPTEQDPRALTLTDRLRAMGWQRSGGDGEDGFAAGQPRHVFQLPLAGRSPDDLLAGFNQLWRRNVKKAEKAGVKVVQGDYADLDTFYALYTETAERDRFIPRPLAYFQRMWKALTAEHPDRMRLYLAAHDGEVLAAATMLTVGGHVWYSYGASTSRRREVQPNNAIQWQMIRDAHAMGAHVYDFRGTTDTLDESNHLLGLLRFKVGTGGQAAEYVGEWDYPLNKVLHKAFSLYMARR
- a CDS encoding MFS transporter, translating into MTPTAVRSRAALLASVAGAMLVALDGTVLLVAQPDLRGDLGATVTEVQWTSTAYLLAVAALLVIAGRLGDRYGHRRLLCIGVLGFGAASAGIALAEGIGPVIALRAAQGVSGALLQPATLALLRLAYPADRLGRAVALRTSAIGVAAAAGPVLGGVLVTHWGWRAVFLINIPAALAIAALTLAVRTPAVPPVAHRRFDLTAGVLLAAALAALVHTLAGIPDEGWTGTRTGLGLLLSVLLGAGLVAYERRSAQPVVPSAVTRSVPVMASMALLLTTSGGLFGALFVVTFFLQQGLGLDPLTTGLRCLPLTLLMIAGAPAASAALGRFGPRRTAITGQLCVALAVLGLSRLTPATPWQLTGLVLAVLGAGFTAVMVTATGTVVGDAPPGYAGVVGGLKQTAMNVGPALGIAVAAGLMPLTPSAVTGPEHRLLPVADLALGQALPAVAALAALGLIPASLLPGGRGLARTPARVVGCGDRQ
- a CDS encoding TetR/AcrR family transcriptional regulator; its protein translation is MRERLIDAGVDLVMTEGSASLGLREIARRAGVSHGAPRRYFPTHHALLSAIARRGFTELAARFAAAAEGAGTPREQLRGLAGAFLDYAGECGGMFELMFRHDLLDSEAHASDTDAETPGGPRLRESTLPLFARLVELVTQDRAHRTETGSGPSYDSAPPPALTAAALWTNLHGIAVLRASGSLQLAFPGAGEGPDPLLTAVLDAHLGRVDA
- a CDS encoding gas vesicle protein GvpO gives rise to the protein MADQRRSQAGTTKTATTRRTPSARGPEHAARAAIQSLEGLIDHRAEGVSAVRRADDGWCVVVDVLEVPRIPDTTSLLASYEVQLDRSGELLEYRRVRRYRRGAADE